The following coding sequences are from one Collimonas arenae window:
- a CDS encoding carbohydrate ABC transporter permease, protein MLTQTVQVADAVVPTRPNPGKFKAVRLLQAPSVSLLLLWMIVPLAMTLYFSVIRYNLMTPDETGFVGLDNYAFLLSDPAFWPSILNTLVLIGSVLVISVVGGTLLAVLFDQPFFGRGIARLLVIGPFFVMPTVAALIWKNMILHPVYGLLAWAMRLVGLEPVDWLAEYPMLSVIMIVAWQWIPFAFLILLTALQSLDTEQKEAAQLDGAGPIRVFWYVVLPHLKRAITVVIMIETIFLLSIFAEIFTTTAGGPGTATTNLAYLVYSIGLQQFDIGIASAGGIIAVVLANIVSFFLVRMMARNLKGANEK, encoded by the coding sequence ATGCTCACTCAAACCGTCCAGGTCGCCGACGCGGTTGTACCGACGCGGCCTAATCCCGGCAAATTCAAAGCGGTACGCTTGCTGCAAGCGCCATCGGTATCGCTGCTGTTGCTGTGGATGATCGTACCGCTGGCGATGACGCTGTACTTCTCGGTCATTCGCTACAACTTGATGACGCCGGACGAAACCGGTTTTGTCGGGCTAGACAACTATGCATTCTTGCTCAGCGATCCCGCCTTCTGGCCGTCGATTCTCAATACCTTGGTGTTGATCGGTTCGGTGTTGGTCATCAGCGTAGTCGGCGGCACCTTGCTGGCGGTGCTGTTCGATCAGCCGTTTTTCGGCCGCGGCATCGCCCGCCTGCTGGTGATTGGCCCCTTCTTCGTGATGCCGACCGTAGCCGCCCTGATCTGGAAAAACATGATCTTGCATCCGGTGTACGGCCTGCTGGCATGGGCCATGCGCCTGGTCGGCCTGGAGCCGGTCGACTGGCTGGCTGAATATCCGATGCTGTCGGTGATCATGATCGTCGCCTGGCAATGGATTCCATTTGCCTTCCTGATCCTGCTGACCGCGCTGCAATCGCTGGACACTGAACAGAAAGAAGCAGCGCAACTCGATGGCGCCGGTCCGATCCGCGTGTTCTGGTACGTGGTACTGCCCCATCTCAAGCGCGCGATCACGGTCGTGATCATGATCGAAACCATTTTCCTGCTGTCGATCTTTGCTGAAATCTTTACCACCACCGCCGGTGGCCCCGGCACGGCGACCACCAACCTGGCTTACCTGGTGTACTCGATCGGCCTGCAGCAATTCGATATCGGCATCGCCTCGGCGGGCGGCATCATCGCCGTGGTGCTGGCAAATATTGTGTCGTTCTTCCTGGTGCGGATGATGGCAAGGAATCTGAAAGGAGCGAACGAAAAATGA
- a CDS encoding ABC transporter substrate-binding protein, with the protein MIELQKLSSNFEKANPDIKLRWVVLEESVLRQRVTTDIATGSGQFDLMTIGAYEAPIWAKKGWLAPMEGLPANYDEGDLIKTVREGLTEGGKLYALPFYAESSMTYYRKDLFAEKGLKMPEHPTYTDIAGFAEKLTDKQNGIAGICLRGRAGWGENMAIIGTIANTFGGRWFDEKWQPQLNTPEWKNAVTTYVDLLRKYGPQGATSNGFNENLVLFSSGKCGMWIDATVAAGMIYSSKESKVVGKVAFAPAPVAVTPKGAHWLWIWSLAIPKSSKSQDAAKKFAAWATSKEYIQLVAKEKGWGLVPPGTRMSTYASPEYKQAAPYSDFVLNAIQSADTKDATLQKVPYTGIQFATIPEFQSLGTVVGQAIAGALAGKSTVEAALQTSQAQAERMMRQGRYIK; encoded by the coding sequence ATGATCGAATTGCAAAAACTCTCCAGCAATTTCGAAAAAGCCAATCCCGATATCAAGCTGCGCTGGGTGGTATTGGAAGAAAGCGTGCTGCGCCAACGCGTCACGACCGACATCGCCACCGGCAGTGGTCAGTTCGATCTGATGACCATCGGCGCATATGAGGCGCCAATCTGGGCCAAGAAAGGCTGGCTGGCGCCAATGGAAGGCCTGCCGGCAAATTATGATGAAGGCGATTTGATCAAGACCGTACGCGAAGGCCTGACCGAAGGCGGAAAACTGTATGCGCTGCCGTTCTACGCCGAAAGCTCAATGACTTATTACCGCAAGGATCTGTTCGCGGAAAAGGGCTTGAAAATGCCCGAGCACCCAACCTACACAGACATTGCCGGCTTCGCTGAAAAACTGACCGACAAGCAGAACGGCATCGCCGGCATCTGCCTGCGCGGCCGTGCCGGCTGGGGCGAAAACATGGCCATCATCGGCACCATCGCCAACACTTTCGGCGGCCGCTGGTTCGATGAAAAATGGCAGCCGCAGTTGAATACGCCGGAGTGGAAAAACGCCGTCACCACCTACGTCGACCTGCTGCGCAAATACGGCCCGCAAGGCGCCACCTCAAACGGTTTCAATGAAAACCTGGTGCTGTTCTCCAGCGGCAAATGCGGCATGTGGATAGACGCCACCGTGGCGGCCGGCATGATCTACAGCAGCAAGGAATCGAAAGTGGTCGGCAAGGTAGCGTTTGCACCAGCGCCGGTCGCCGTTACGCCGAAGGGCGCGCACTGGTTATGGATCTGGTCGCTGGCGATTCCGAAATCGTCGAAGTCGCAGGACGCCGCCAAGAAATTTGCGGCCTGGGCCACCTCCAAAGAATACATCCAGCTGGTCGCCAAGGAAAAGGGCTGGGGCCTGGTGCCGCCGGGAACCCGCATGTCGACCTATGCCTCGCCTGAGTACAAGCAGGCCGCCCCTTACTCCGATTTCGTGCTGAACGCGATCCAGTCGGCCGATACCAAGGATGCGACATTGCAAAAGGTGCCCTACACCGGTATCCAGTTCGCCACGATTCCTGAATTCCAGTCGCTCGGCACCGTAGTCGGCCAGGCCATTGCGGGCGCGCTGGCAGGCAAATCGACAGTCGAAGCGGCGCTGCAGACCTCGCAGGCGCAAGCGGAGCGGATGATGCGCCAAGGACGTTATATCAAGTAA
- a CDS encoding HAD family hydrolase, translated as MNQAISHLICDCDGVLLDSESIALGVLHRQLLPYLAERNPHTEHALHGAIAERLGMMTDLLLDELDTQFKFGLRSADYASINQIVSRACSDEVAAVPGVREVLAAMPLPKAVASNSSIARIDAGLRRCGLFDLFDGHIHSGHDMGKPKPAPDVYLAAAAGFDVAPIQCLAIDDSVTGVRSAVAAGIRVFGFTGVAHDRHQAGARLLAAGAELVFDDMQQLADLLAA; from the coding sequence ATGAACCAAGCTATCAGCCACTTGATCTGCGACTGCGACGGCGTGTTGCTGGACAGCGAAAGTATCGCCCTCGGCGTGTTGCATCGCCAGCTGTTGCCCTACCTCGCTGAACGCAATCCACATACGGAACATGCATTGCACGGCGCGATTGCCGAACGGCTGGGCATGATGACCGACCTGCTGCTGGATGAGCTCGATACCCAGTTCAAGTTCGGCTTGCGCAGCGCGGATTACGCATCGATCAACCAGATCGTCAGCCGCGCATGCAGCGATGAAGTCGCCGCGGTGCCCGGCGTGCGCGAAGTGCTGGCGGCCATGCCCTTGCCCAAGGCAGTCGCCAGCAACAGCAGCATCGCCCGTATCGACGCCGGCTTGCGCCGTTGCGGCTTGTTCGATCTGTTCGACGGCCACATCCACAGCGGCCACGATATGGGCAAGCCAAAACCGGCGCCCGATGTCTACCTGGCCGCAGCCGCCGGCTTTGATGTCGCGCCAATCCAATGCCTCGCCATTGACGACAGTGTCACCGGAGTACGTTCGGCGGTCGCCGCCGGTATCCGTGTATTCGGTTTCACCGGCGTCGCCCATGACCGCCATCAGGCCGGCGCGCGCTTGCTGGCGGCGGGCGCCGAACTGGTATTCGACGATATGCAACAGTTGGCGGATTTGTTGGCGGCCTGA
- a CDS encoding carbohydrate ABC transporter permease: MNAKNKNRLWLGLLAWACAIVLFFPIFWVAITAFKTEHQAYVPTLIFWPTLESFHEVLARSSYMNFVSNSLIVSLGSTVLALAIAVPAAYSMAFFPTARTQKLLLWMLSTKMMPAVGVLIPIYLLAKNTGLLDTVTGLTIIYTLINLPIAVWMAFTYFNDVPKEILEAARIDGANAWQEMLYLLLPTSMPGLVSTALLLIILSWNEAFWSINLTSVNGAPLTVFIASYSNPEGLFWAKLSAASLLAIAPIMVLGWLAQKQLVRGLTFGAVK; the protein is encoded by the coding sequence ATGAACGCTAAAAATAAAAACCGCCTTTGGCTCGGATTGCTGGCGTGGGCTTGCGCCATCGTCTTGTTCTTTCCGATTTTCTGGGTCGCCATCACCGCCTTCAAGACGGAACATCAAGCCTATGTGCCGACACTGATCTTCTGGCCGACGCTGGAAAGCTTCCATGAAGTGCTGGCGCGCAGCAGCTACATGAACTTCGTCAGCAATTCGCTGATCGTCTCGCTCGGTTCGACCGTGCTGGCGCTGGCGATTGCCGTTCCGGCAGCCTACTCGATGGCCTTCTTCCCGACGGCACGCACACAAAAGTTATTGCTGTGGATGCTGTCGACCAAGATGATGCCGGCGGTCGGCGTACTGATCCCGATCTACCTGCTGGCCAAGAACACCGGCCTGCTCGACACCGTCACCGGCCTGACCATCATCTACACCCTGATCAATCTGCCGATCGCTGTGTGGATGGCGTTCACTTACTTCAACGACGTGCCCAAGGAAATCCTCGAAGCGGCGCGCATCGACGGCGCCAACGCCTGGCAGGAAATGCTGTACCTGCTATTGCCGACATCAATGCCGGGGCTGGTCTCAACAGCGCTGTTGCTGATCATCCTGTCGTGGAATGAAGCGTTCTGGAGCATCAACCTGACCAGCGTCAACGGCGCTCCGCTGACCGTATTCATTGCCTCCTACTCCAATCCGGAAGGCTTGTTCTGGGCCAAATTGTCGGCGGCCTCATTGTTGGCAATCGCTCCGATCATGGTGCTCGGCTGGCTGGCGCAAAAACAACTGGTGCGTGGCCTCACCTTTGGCGCAGTGAAATGA